A stretch of Miscanthus floridulus cultivar M001 chromosome 13, ASM1932011v1, whole genome shotgun sequence DNA encodes these proteins:
- the LOC136502157 gene encoding uncharacterized protein translates to MFATVARWAAKKGKPKMAPIELTAPPERAQSITRAIFDVVREHGPLTISDVWDHVKDVGLRGLTSKRQMKIMLRWMRERQKLRLICDHDGPHKQFLYTAWFTNPRNAPPRPKPELKAKAEKLPTFPSPSKQP, encoded by the exons ATGTTCGCGACGGTGGCGCGGTGGGCGGCCAAGAAGGGGAAGCCCAAGATGGCGCCGATCGAGCTGACGGCGCCGCCGGAGCGGGCGCAGTCCATCACGCGCGCCATCTTCGACGTCGTACGGGAGCACGGCCCGCTCACCATCTCCGATGTCTGGGACCACGTCAAG GATGTCGGGCTTCGAGGTCTGACAAGTAAGAGGCAGATGAAGATCATGCTGCGGTGGATGAGGGAGCGCCAGAAGCTAAGGCTCATCTGCGACCACGACGGCCCGCACAAGCAGTTCCTCTACACAGCCTGGTTCACCAACCCCAGGAACGCGCCGCCGAGGCCCAAGCCGGAGCTCAAGGCCAAAGCGGAGAAGCTCCCCACCTTCCCTTCCCCTTCTAAGCAACCATGA